The following coding sequences are from one Desulfuromonas sp. TF window:
- a CDS encoding MerR family transcriptional regulator, whose product MSLVKTWYTPEEVESKYGVQKDRILEWVEDGLVRCEREGENVVRVNIDDVKLEVESMSRGD is encoded by the coding sequence ATGTCCCTGGTCAAAACCTGGTATACCCCTGAAGAAGTCGAATCGAAGTACGGCGTGCAGAAAGACCGTATTCTGGAATGGGTGGAGGACGGGCTGGTTCGCTGCGAGCGAGAGGGGGAGAACGTCGTTCGGGTCAATATCGACGACGTAAAACTTGAAGTCGAATCGATGTCCAGGGGGGACTGA
- a CDS encoding bifunctional diguanylate cyclase/phosphodiesterase produces the protein MKQESCNTLQPGASADTASPSVLVIDDEAFMRLNFRAALEEAGCRVEEASSGEEGARIFQRLRPDLVVLDLVMPERDGFETCAALRNLAEGRHTPILVVTGLHDTASLHHAFEAGATDFICKPVSGELLGYRARYLVRAGRALEELARSEANLRLLRTAVESLPIGITISDAKGKITYTNPAEAAMHGFEVAELLDREARVLAPQHLHRTSFAEKLEKCGLWRRESVNRRKCGEEFQVQLSSVSVRSPEGEFLGIVTACEDINERKKNEAKIHQLAYYDPLTGLPNRALFLNRLQKALALSDRSRQAIAVLFLDLDNFKDVNDTQGHEFGDKLLKEVAQRLSGCIRAADTLARLGGDEFVVMLAATGHETASATALRILETFRTPFEIDGRLTHAGFSIGVALYPDDAPDLEGLLRSADTAMYQAKSRGRQNFQFFSAEMNREIVEKVALESALRQALEREELTLLYQPQWDLQSGSRCVVEALARWRHSELGEISPTRFIPLAETSGQIFRLGEWVLHSACSQAKAWAEAGCPVERVAINISGHQLRQSDFPDLIKRILTETQLDPASLELEFTESVLMEHADQTVAVLQTLKGMGIQLSIDDFGTGYSSLSYLKHFPIDRIKIDRAFVAGINRDPGDTAIVAAVIALARTLKIRVLAEGVETRAQLEFLQNHSCSEAQGFLLGAPMAAEDLVRWLELAPEPL, from the coding sequence ATGAAGCAGGAATCATGCAATACCTTGCAGCCGGGAGCCAGCGCTGACACTGCTTCGCCCTCGGTCCTGGTGATCGATGATGAGGCCTTCATGCGCCTTAACTTCCGCGCGGCCCTGGAGGAGGCCGGCTGCCGGGTGGAGGAAGCCAGCAGTGGTGAGGAGGGCGCTCGCATTTTTCAGCGCCTGCGCCCTGACCTGGTTGTCCTGGACCTGGTGATGCCGGAAAGGGACGGGTTCGAGACTTGCGCCGCCCTGCGAAACCTGGCAGAGGGACGACACACTCCGATCCTGGTGGTCACGGGACTCCATGACACTGCCTCCCTTCACCATGCCTTCGAGGCTGGGGCGACTGATTTCATCTGCAAGCCGGTCAGCGGCGAACTCTTGGGCTATCGGGCTCGTTACCTGGTGCGGGCCGGCAGGGCCCTTGAAGAGTTGGCCCGAAGCGAGGCCAATCTTAGACTTCTGAGAACGGCAGTGGAGTCTCTTCCGATCGGCATCACCATCAGCGACGCGAAAGGGAAAATCACCTACACCAACCCGGCCGAAGCGGCAATGCACGGGTTCGAGGTTGCAGAACTGCTTGACCGGGAGGCCCGAGTCTTGGCGCCACAACACCTGCACCGCACATCGTTCGCGGAAAAGCTTGAGAAATGCGGCCTCTGGCGTCGGGAGAGCGTGAACCGGCGCAAATGCGGGGAGGAGTTTCAGGTCCAGCTCTCTTCAGTCTCCGTCCGCAGCCCGGAGGGGGAATTCCTCGGCATCGTCACCGCCTGCGAGGACATCAACGAGCGCAAGAAGAACGAGGCAAAAATCCACCAGCTTGCCTATTACGACCCTCTCACCGGACTACCCAATCGAGCCCTCTTCCTGAATCGCCTGCAAAAGGCGTTGGCCTTGTCTGATCGATCAAGGCAGGCGATCGCTGTCCTTTTTCTCGACCTCGACAATTTCAAGGACGTCAACGACACCCAGGGGCACGAATTCGGCGACAAGCTTCTCAAGGAGGTGGCCCAGCGGCTCTCCGGCTGCATCCGTGCAGCCGATACCCTGGCCCGGTTGGGAGGGGACGAGTTCGTGGTCATGTTGGCCGCCACGGGCCACGAGACGGCCAGCGCCACGGCACTGCGCATTCTGGAGACCTTCCGTACGCCCTTCGAGATCGATGGGCGACTGACCCATGCCGGCTTCAGCATCGGAGTCGCCCTCTACCCCGACGATGCTCCTGACCTGGAGGGGCTGCTGCGCAGCGCCGATACGGCCATGTACCAGGCCAAGTCCCGTGGACGACAGAATTTTCAATTCTTTTCGGCCGAGATGAACAGGGAAATCGTGGAGAAGGTGGCTCTGGAGTCCGCTCTCCGGCAGGCACTTGAGCGGGAGGAGCTCACCCTTTTGTATCAGCCCCAGTGGGACCTGCAGAGCGGGAGCCGATGCGTGGTGGAGGCACTGGCCCGCTGGCGTCACTCCGAGCTTGGGGAAATTTCGCCGACGAGGTTCATCCCCTTGGCCGAGACCAGCGGACAGATCTTCCGCCTTGGCGAGTGGGTGCTGCACTCTGCGTGCTCCCAGGCCAAGGCTTGGGCTGAGGCGGGCTGCCCAGTGGAGAGGGTGGCGATCAACATCTCGGGCCATCAGTTGCGCCAGTCCGATTTCCCCGATCTCATTAAGCGCATCCTGACGGAGACGCAGCTTGATCCTGCGAGTCTCGAGCTCGAGTTCACCGAGAGCGTCCTCATGGAGCATGCGGATCAGACAGTGGCCGTACTGCAAACTCTCAAGGGAATGGGGATTCAGCTCTCCATTGACGACTTCGGCACCGGCTATTCCTCCCTCAGTTACCTGAAGCACTTCCCGATCGACCGGATCAAAATCGACCGGGCTTTTGTCGCCGGCATCAATCGCGACCCGGGTGACACCGCTATCGTGGCGGCCGTCATTGCCCTGGCCCGCACCCTGAAGATCAGGGTCCTGGCGGAGGGAGTGGAGACCCGGGCTCAACTGGAGTTCCTGCAAAATCACAGCTGCAGCGAGGCCCAGGGATTCCTCCTGGGAGCTCCGATGGCGGCGGAGGATCTGGTTCGGTGGCTGGAGCTGGCGCCGGAGCCCTTATAA
- a CDS encoding response regulator translates to MKPKRIIVIDDCRLTLAMARDMLENAGFEVLTAESGIEANPHIFGLPRPDLLLIDVELPMLRGDRKVRLLKESKSSRDIPTILMSHKSPEGLETLAHESGAEGWIAKPLRPDVLVGLIRRFLPSTP, encoded by the coding sequence ATGAAGCCTAAACGCATCATAGTCATCGATGACTGCAGACTGACCCTGGCAATGGCCCGGGATATGCTTGAAAATGCGGGCTTCGAGGTGCTGACAGCCGAGTCGGGAATTGAAGCCAATCCTCACATCTTCGGACTGCCGCGTCCCGACCTTCTCCTGATCGATGTCGAACTGCCGATGCTGCGGGGTGACCGCAAGGTCCGGCTCCTCAAAGAGTCAAAGAGCTCCAGGGATATCCCCACCATCCTCATGTCCCACAAGTCACCGGAGGGTCTTGAAACTCTGGCGCATGAATCGGGGGCTGAGGGGTGGATTGCAAAGCCGCTGCGCCCCGATGTTCTTGTTGGTTTGATCCGGCGATTCCTTCCCTCAACCCCGTAG
- a CDS encoding DUF3047 domain-containing protein, which translates to MLDLWVKVGLPLLMMLWAASAVATDRVLLIDDFENGLRPEWKEKVFKGRTEYRVVSEGGGHVLRAESHGTASGLILEEEIDLKEFPVLAWRWKVENILEKGDARRKEGDDYAARIYVIFPHWFFPRTRSINYIWANKLPQGAIVPNPFTSNAVMVAVESGEEKVGEWAAESRDVRADYRAIFGEDPPMAGAVAVMTDTDNTGGSAVAWYDDIELKGN; encoded by the coding sequence ATGTTGGATTTGTGGGTAAAAGTAGGTTTGCCGCTGTTGATGATGCTCTGGGCTGCTTCGGCCGTTGCCACGGATCGTGTGCTGCTCATCGACGATTTCGAGAACGGCCTCCGCCCGGAATGGAAGGAGAAGGTGTTCAAGGGTCGGACCGAATACCGGGTGGTCTCGGAGGGGGGAGGGCACGTGCTGCGGGCCGAATCGCACGGGACGGCCTCCGGTCTCATCCTGGAGGAGGAGATAGACTTGAAGGAATTCCCCGTTCTCGCCTGGCGCTGGAAGGTGGAGAACATCCTGGAGAAGGGGGACGCCAGGAGGAAGGAGGGGGACGATTACGCCGCCCGGATCTACGTCATCTTTCCCCACTGGTTTTTCCCCAGAACCCGGAGCATCAATTACATCTGGGCGAACAAGCTGCCGCAGGGGGCGATCGTTCCGAACCCTTTCACCTCGAACGCCGTGATGGTCGCGGTGGAGAGCGGGGAAGAGAAAGTCGGGGAGTGGGCGGCCGAGAGCAGGGATGTCCGTGCCGACTACCGGGCGATCTTCGGCGAAGATCCGCCGATGGCCGGGGCCGTCGCCGTCATGACCGACACGGACAACACCGGCGGCTCGGCGGTGGCCTGGTATGACGACATCGAGCTCAAGGGGAATTAG
- a CDS encoding NAD(P)-dependent oxidoreductase gives MHVLITGGAGFIGSQLAEYHLDRGDKVHVVDDLSTGSKENIEEFAEKPGFHFDEADILTWPGLEKAAAWADRVYHMAAVVGVYRVLAEPIKVLSTNIAGTERLLRAIHAGGWSPQVILASTSEVYGHTEARELREDAPLVIQSGARSRWNYAVSKLADEALGLSYARKHGLQITIVRFCNTIGPRQTGRYGMVLPRFVAQALRGEPLTVYGDGNQTRSFCDVRDTVAALDALASNPASGGEIVNVGNNREISILDLAKLIIRTAESTSKIKKIPYLEAYGEDFEDITHRRPALDKLFGLTDFSHNWTLEETVQDLLDRSRNRVAKVV, from the coding sequence ATGCATGTTCTGATTACCGGAGGCGCAGGTTTTATTGGATCCCAGTTGGCTGAATATCATCTGGATCGTGGGGACAAGGTTCATGTCGTCGACGATCTGAGCACCGGATCCAAGGAGAATATTGAAGAATTTGCCGAAAAGCCCGGTTTTCACTTTGATGAGGCGGACATCCTCACCTGGCCGGGCCTCGAAAAAGCGGCGGCCTGGGCGGACAGGGTCTACCATATGGCGGCCGTGGTCGGAGTCTACCGGGTTCTGGCCGAACCGATCAAGGTGCTGTCGACCAATATCGCCGGAACGGAAAGGCTGCTCAGGGCCATCCATGCCGGCGGCTGGTCTCCCCAGGTGATTCTCGCCTCCACCTCGGAGGTGTATGGGCACACCGAGGCGAGGGAGCTGAGGGAGGATGCCCCCCTGGTCATCCAGTCCGGCGCCCGCTCGCGGTGGAACTACGCCGTCAGCAAGCTTGCCGACGAGGCCTTGGGTCTCTCCTACGCCCGGAAGCACGGCCTCCAGATCACCATCGTACGTTTCTGCAACACCATCGGTCCCCGGCAGACCGGCCGGTACGGCATGGTGCTCCCCCGGTTTGTCGCGCAGGCGCTGCGGGGCGAGCCGCTGACGGTCTACGGAGACGGCAACCAGACCCGCTCTTTCTGCGACGTGCGGGATACGGTCGCCGCCCTCGACGCCCTGGCCTCCAATCCCGCCAGCGGCGGAGAAATCGTCAACGTCGGGAACAACAGGGAGATATCCATTCTCGACCTGGCGAAGCTGATCATCCGCACGGCGGAAAGTACCTCCAAGATTAAAAAGATTCCCTATCTGGAGGCATACGGAGAGGATTTCGAGGACATTACCCACCGCCGTCCCGCGCTGGACAAGCTTTTTGGCCTGACAGATTTCAGCCACAACTGGACCCTTGAGGAGACGGTTCAGGACCTTCTCGATCGCTCACGCAACCGGGTCGCAAAGGTGGTGTGA
- a CDS encoding diguanylate cyclase: protein MTSVLVIDDSGVARHKIIDTLRDRSLFDFYLEAEDGSRGMEVLLNHPVDVILCDMEMPVIGGLKFLEMRNGKEGLMDVPVILLTGHEDRESMIKALEEGASDYITKPFDEGELVARVKVQLKIKSLQDSLKRSNLLLYELSHTDPLTGLCNRRCFMEAMSREFNRSSRAHTPLSLVMADIDHFKKINDSYGHQQGDAVLVDVAELLNTHLREYDKAARFGGEEFALIFPEADIPQAAEVAERIRTETGALSFDGKLKDLHLTVSLGVATYPRGGIRSVDDLIREADSALYAAKRSGRNRVETMRLQT from the coding sequence ATGACATCTGTTCTGGTCATCGACGACTCCGGCGTCGCGCGGCATAAGATCATCGACACCCTGAGGGACAGGTCTCTCTTCGACTTCTACCTTGAAGCCGAGGATGGAAGCCGGGGGATGGAAGTGCTCCTCAACCACCCGGTGGACGTGATCCTCTGCGATATGGAGATGCCCGTGATAGGGGGACTCAAGTTCCTGGAAATGAGGAATGGAAAAGAAGGACTCATGGACGTGCCGGTCATCCTGCTCACCGGTCATGAAGACCGCGAATCCATGATCAAGGCGCTCGAAGAGGGGGCCAGCGATTACATCACCAAACCCTTCGACGAAGGGGAACTCGTGGCCCGGGTCAAGGTCCAGCTCAAAATCAAGTCCCTTCAGGACAGTTTGAAGAGAAGCAACCTGCTCCTTTACGAACTGTCCCACACCGATCCCCTGACCGGGCTGTGCAATCGGCGCTGTTTCATGGAGGCGATGAGCAGGGAGTTCAACCGCAGCAGCCGTGCCCATACCCCCTTGTCGCTGGTGATGGCGGACATCGATCATTTCAAGAAGATCAATGACTCTTACGGGCACCAGCAGGGAGACGCCGTGCTGGTCGATGTCGCCGAACTCTTGAATACTCATCTGCGCGAGTACGACAAGGCCGCCCGCTTCGGCGGCGAGGAGTTCGCTCTGATTTTTCCCGAAGCGGATATCCCCCAGGCGGCGGAGGTGGCCGAGCGCATCCGGACCGAAACCGGTGCTCTCTCCTTCGATGGCAAACTCAAGGATCTCCATCTGACGGTCAGCCTTGGAGTCGCCACCTACCCCCGCGGAGGCATCCGTTCGGTGGACGATCTCATCCGCGAGGCCGATTCGGCTCTCTACGCCGCCAAACGATCCGGCCGCAACCGGGTGGAGACGATGCGGCTGCAAACCTGA
- the glpK gene encoding glycerol kinase GlpK codes for MIHYILAIDQGTTGTTALLIGRDLVIRGKVTVDFPQHFPEPGRVEHDPEEIWFSVLQAIRRVMKETAVPASEIAAIGITNQRETTLLWDRETGRPAGNAIVWQDRRSAGICRELKERGTESRVREKTGLVLDPYFSGTKITWRLREDANLRRRAESGELAFGTVDSFLVWRLTGGTHHVTDISNASRTLLMDLKNLSWDDELLTLLEVPSPMLPDIRPSSHVYGVTRGLEILPDGIPVAGMAGDQQAALFGQACFEPGEAKCTYGTGAFLLENTGEEIVFSKSGLLTTVAWQIGREVSYALEGSAFIAGAAVQWLRDGLGLFQSSMDIEALAASVPDSGGLVFVPALAGLGAPHWRSEARGAIFGITRGTTAAHLARATLEGIALQIADLVTAMAADRGKLPALLKVDGGAAGNNLLMQLQADLIDLPVVRPQTLETTALGAAMLAGLATGFWRDLDEVKASWREERRFLRRQPPSWREELQQRWRTAVGKA; via the coding sequence ATGATCCACTATATTCTTGCCATCGACCAGGGGACGACGGGAACGACAGCCCTCCTCATCGGCCGTGACCTTGTCATCCGCGGCAAGGTTACCGTCGACTTCCCCCAGCACTTCCCCGAGCCGGGACGGGTGGAGCACGACCCGGAAGAGATCTGGTTCTCGGTTCTCCAGGCGATCCGCCGTGTGATGAAGGAAACGGCCGTGCCCGCTTCGGAAATCGCCGCCATCGGCATCACCAACCAGCGGGAAACGACCCTGCTCTGGGACCGGGAGACCGGTCGGCCGGCGGGCAACGCCATCGTCTGGCAGGACCGCCGCAGCGCCGGCATCTGCCGCGAATTGAAGGAAAGAGGAACCGAATCCAGGGTCCGCGAGAAGACCGGGCTGGTCCTCGATCCTTATTTTTCAGGGACGAAAATTACCTGGCGCCTGCGGGAGGATGCGAACCTGCGCCGCCGGGCCGAATCCGGCGAGCTGGCCTTCGGCACCGTGGACTCCTTCCTGGTCTGGCGCCTGACCGGAGGCACGCACCATGTCACCGACATCAGCAACGCCTCGCGCACCCTTCTGATGGACCTGAAGAACCTCTCCTGGGACGATGAGCTCCTCACCCTTCTGGAAGTCCCCTCCCCCATGCTTCCCGACATCCGACCCTCCTCCCATGTCTACGGAGTCACCAGGGGGCTGGAGATCCTGCCCGACGGCATTCCCGTGGCCGGGATGGCCGGCGATCAGCAGGCGGCCCTCTTCGGCCAGGCCTGCTTCGAGCCCGGGGAGGCCAAATGCACCTACGGCACCGGAGCCTTTCTCCTTGAGAACACCGGAGAGGAGATCGTCTTCAGCAAAAGCGGACTGCTGACCACCGTTGCCTGGCAGATCGGCCGGGAGGTCAGCTACGCCCTGGAAGGGAGCGCCTTTATCGCCGGGGCCGCCGTGCAGTGGCTGCGGGACGGGCTCGGATTGTTTCAGTCGTCCATGGACATCGAAGCTTTGGCGGCATCGGTGCCCGACAGCGGCGGACTCGTCTTCGTTCCGGCCCTGGCAGGCCTGGGGGCTCCCCACTGGAGGAGCGAAGCGAGGGGCGCCATTTTTGGGATCACCCGCGGCACGACCGCCGCTCACCTGGCGCGGGCCACACTGGAGGGGATCGCGCTGCAGATCGCCGATCTGGTGACGGCAATGGCGGCGGATCGCGGCAAGCTTCCGGCTCTGCTGAAGGTGGACGGCGGAGCGGCCGGCAACAACCTCCTCATGCAGTTGCAGGCCGACCTGATCGACCTGCCGGTGGTCCGGCCGCAGACTCTGGAAACCACCGCCCTCGGAGCCGCCATGCTGGCGGGGCTGGCCACAGGCTTCTGGCGCGACCTCGACGAGGTCAAGGCAAGCTGGCGGGAGGAGCGGCGTTTCCTGCGCCGGCAACCCCCGAGTTGGCGGGAGGAGCTGCAGCAGCGCTGGCGTACGGCGGTGGGAAAGGCATAA
- a CDS encoding DUF3467 domain-containing protein, which produces MSEKKKQEAGKPVKLEIQLDEEIAQGVYANLAVVNHTDTEFTLDFIFVQPQVPRAKVRSRVITSPRHVRRLIAALEENLRRYEQKFGSVKEETGAATPVEGNYH; this is translated from the coding sequence ATGAGCGAGAAAAAAAAGCAGGAAGCCGGCAAACCGGTAAAGCTGGAGATCCAGTTGGATGAGGAAATCGCCCAGGGGGTCTACGCCAACCTGGCGGTGGTGAACCATACCGATACCGAATTCACCCTCGACTTCATCTTCGTCCAGCCCCAGGTGCCGCGAGCTAAGGTCCGCAGCCGGGTGATCACCTCTCCGCGCCACGTCAGACGCCTCATCGCGGCGCTGGAGGAGAACCTGCGGCGTTACGAGCAGAAGTTCGGTTCAGTGAAGGAAGAGACCGGGGCGGCGACTCCCGTGGAGGGGAATTATCACTAA
- a CDS encoding rhomboid family intramembrane serine protease: protein MFLPIGDTPNSTRTPYVNFLLIGVNISVFLFVSLPLMGAAPDLSDPLLLDYLHALGARGAVPAQSILERVSAYDLFIFRYGFRPAEPSLATLFTAMFLHAGWMHLAGNMLFLWIFGDNVEHRIGRLGYLMAYLGTGLAATFFFALFVPGSEVPLVGASGAISGVLGFYFLWFPRNRVKTFVFLFPFIMTTFMIPARLVLGFYLLLDNLLPFLFTGGRGAGVAHGAHIGGFLAGLGFAYGIDRLPSLVRREKARQRLQKERDYIPDPIEEIGRSLHRGDVRRAATLYLGLEGREERGRLASGDVLHLGRALLGAGEFDQALTLYRRFIAERPADPDLDRAHLGAGKAMIHKPRHITSAYQYFLDALDLAHSHEVAEEARMHLRAIERLGED from the coding sequence ATGTTTCTTCCCATCGGCGACACTCCCAACTCCACGCGAACGCCTTATGTCAATTTTCTCCTCATCGGCGTCAACATCTCTGTATTTCTTTTCGTTTCTCTTCCCCTGATGGGTGCGGCACCCGATCTTTCCGACCCGTTGCTGCTCGATTATCTGCACGCCCTGGGAGCCCGGGGTGCCGTTCCGGCCCAGAGCATTCTCGAGCGGGTCAGCGCCTACGATCTTTTCATCTTCCGTTACGGGTTCCGTCCCGCCGAGCCCTCCCTCGCCACTCTTTTTACCGCCATGTTTCTGCATGCCGGCTGGATGCATCTGGCGGGAAACATGCTCTTCCTCTGGATTTTCGGCGACAACGTCGAGCATCGTATCGGCCGTCTCGGCTATCTCATGGCTTACCTGGGAACCGGCCTCGCCGCCACTTTCTTCTTCGCCCTTTTCGTTCCAGGCTCAGAGGTCCCTCTGGTGGGGGCCTCAGGGGCGATCTCGGGGGTCCTCGGCTTCTATTTCCTCTGGTTTCCCCGCAACCGGGTCAAGACCTTCGTCTTCCTGTTTCCATTCATCATGACCACCTTTATGATTCCTGCCCGCCTGGTCCTCGGTTTCTACCTTCTCCTCGATAACCTTCTCCCTTTTCTGTTCACCGGCGGACGCGGTGCGGGGGTGGCGCATGGAGCCCACATCGGCGGTTTTCTGGCGGGACTCGGCTTTGCCTATGGAATCGATCGCCTCCCAAGCCTGGTGCGCCGGGAAAAGGCCCGGCAGCGATTGCAGAAAGAGCGCGATTATATTCCCGATCCGATCGAAGAGATCGGTCGCAGTCTCCATCGAGGTGACGTGCGCCGCGCCGCCACCCTCTACCTTGGGCTCGAGGGGCGGGAGGAGCGCGGCCGATTGGCATCCGGAGATGTTTTGCATCTCGGCCGGGCGCTTCTCGGGGCCGGCGAGTTCGATCAGGCTCTAACCCTCTATCGACGATTCATTGCCGAGCGTCCCGCCGACCCGGACCTTGACCGGGCCCATCTGGGGGCTGGCAAGGCCATGATCCATAAGCCCCGCCATATCACCAGCGCTTACCAGTATTTTCTCGATGCCCTCGACCTTGCCCACAGCCATGAAGTCGCCGAGGAGGCGCGGATGCATCTGCGCGCGATCGAACGTCTGGGAGAGGATTAG
- the lhgO gene encoding L-2-hydroxyglutarate oxidase: protein MAAGRLPYDVAVIGGGIVGAATAMAMMGEIGGLSLVMLEKEDRLAAHQTGHNSGVIHSGLYYRPGSLKARNCTAGREDLYRFCAAYGIPHERCGKLVVATREEELPALDELERRGRENGLEGIERLEDDRLKEYEPHVAGIAGLYVPDTGIVDFARVTEAFADEVRKKGGEVRTGAEVRGIRRESEGFVLDTPLGEFRCRFLINCTGLQCDRVARMAGADPGIRIIPFRGEYYTLKDGRRSLVRTLIYPVPDPAFPFLGVHFTRRIDGAVEAGPNAVLALRREGYGRFSFSLRDTLETLGYGGFWCLAGRFWQTGLQEYRRSFSKGMFVRDLQRLVPELRRGDLLGGGAGVRAQAVDPAGKLLDDFHIVEGEGMIHVLNAPSPAATASISIGRTVAAKAREALEKQAFSA from the coding sequence GTGGCCGCTGGAAGATTACCGTACGATGTGGCGGTCATCGGAGGAGGCATCGTGGGAGCGGCCACGGCCATGGCCATGATGGGGGAAATAGGCGGACTCTCCCTGGTGATGCTGGAAAAGGAGGACCGCCTCGCAGCTCACCAGACGGGGCACAACAGCGGGGTCATCCATTCCGGACTCTACTATCGCCCCGGCTCGCTCAAGGCACGCAACTGCACGGCGGGGCGGGAGGACCTCTATCGCTTCTGTGCCGCGTACGGCATCCCCCATGAGCGCTGTGGCAAGCTGGTGGTCGCGACCCGCGAGGAGGAGCTCCCGGCTCTCGATGAGCTGGAGCGGCGCGGCCGCGAAAACGGGCTGGAGGGAATCGAACGGCTCGAAGACGACCGGCTCAAGGAATATGAGCCTCATGTGGCGGGAATCGCCGGGTTGTACGTTCCCGATACGGGTATCGTCGATTTCGCCCGGGTAACGGAGGCTTTTGCCGACGAGGTGCGAAAGAAGGGTGGAGAAGTTCGTACGGGCGCCGAGGTGCGGGGGATTCGTCGGGAGTCCGAAGGTTTCGTCCTGGATACCCCTCTCGGCGAATTTCGTTGCCGTTTTCTGATCAATTGCACCGGTCTGCAATGCGATCGCGTCGCCCGCATGGCAGGGGCCGATCCCGGCATCAGAATCATCCCCTTTCGCGGCGAATATTATACGCTCAAAGACGGGCGGCGCTCCCTGGTGCGCACACTTATCTATCCGGTTCCGGATCCGGCCTTCCCCTTTCTGGGCGTTCATTTCACCCGCAGGATCGACGGCGCGGTGGAAGCCGGTCCCAATGCGGTCCTGGCTTTGAGGCGGGAGGGTTACGGCCGCTTCAGTTTTTCTCTTCGCGATACGCTGGAAACCCTCGGCTACGGGGGGTTCTGGTGTCTGGCCGGACGCTTCTGGCAGACGGGGCTACAGGAATACCGCCGCTCCTTCAGCAAGGGGATGTTCGTGCGCGACCTGCAACGGCTTGTGCCCGAACTGCGGAGGGGGGATCTGCTTGGAGGCGGCGCCGGGGTGAGGGCTCAGGCGGTGGACCCGGCGGGGAAACTGCTCGACGACTTCCACATCGTGGAAGGGGAGGGAATGATCCATGTCCTGAATGCCCCATCGCCGGCGGCTACTGCTTCGATCAGCATCGGCAGGACGGTGGCCGCCAAGGCGCGGGAGGCTTTGGAGAAGCAGGCATTTTCCGCCTGA